The Bacillus sp. Y1 genome includes the window AATAGTAGCCCATTAATACACCAAAAAGCGCATGACTTGAAACAGGTAATAGTGCTCGACCTACAGCGTGCTCGACCCCATTGGCCAATAAATACAATATATTTTCACTTGTTGCGAACCCTAGTGCTACCGATGTACCATACACAATTCCATCATACGGTTCGTCAAATTCAACATGTTGATAAATTGCATAAAAAAGTATGAACCACTTGAAAAATTCTTCCAAAAACCCTGTTGTAAAAAAGGCATTTAAAAAATCAGAAACAACTAAATGCTCTACATCAATAACATATTGAATAAACATAATTGGAAATACAAGCAGTGCACCGTATATAAACGTACGTAATACCACTGAGATTGGTTCTGACCCGTACTCATCCCTTAAGTAGAAATAACTAAGAAGAGCTAAGCCAGGAGCTATCCCAGCAGAAAAAATCCCTAGCATTTGCTATCCTCTTTTCCATTCGTTTCTTCCATCGTATCATGAGTTCTTAAGAAAGAAAATCTATATTTTTGACGTTTCATGTAGACGAAATGGCTTTCGTATAGGTATGATTCTAACAGGATGAACTAACAGGAGGTTCTTATGAAAAATCTACTTGTTATCCACACAGGCGGGACGATAGCAATGAGTGAGGATACGGAAACAGGAGCTGTAAAACCGGGCGAAAAAAATCCAATTGTCGATAAAACAAGGGAGCTTTTGTCCGTTGCTAATTTAATCATTGAGGAGCCTTTCCAACTGCCCTCACCCCATATTACGGCAAAAGAAATGCTGCAATTGAAAACAATTATTGAATCTTATATAAAGGAAGATAAAATTAACGGAGTCGTGATTACACACGGCACTGATACATTAGAGGAAACTGCCTATTTTTTAGATTTAACGATTCGGACAAGCATACCGATTGTTTTGACAGGGGCCATGAGGTCAAGTAACGAAATTGGTTCAGACGGTCTATATAATTTACTTTCCGCTTTAAAAGTAGCAAATAGTGAGGAAGCGGTTGGAAATGGAGTTCTAGTTGTGTTAAACGACGAAATACACACGGCAGTAAATGTAACGAAGACTCATACAAGCAATGTATCTACCTTTCAAAGCCCACAGTATGGACCGATTGGGACTGTGACAAAAAGAGGAGTTTTCTTTCACCACTCACCAAAGAAAAGAGAAATG containing:
- the prsW gene encoding glutamic-type intramembrane protease PrsW, encoding MLGIFSAGIAPGLALLSYFYLRDEYGSEPISVVLRTFIYGALLVFPIMFIQYVIDVEHLVVSDFLNAFFTTGFLEEFFKWFILFYAIYQHVEFDEPYDGIVYGTSVALGFATSENILYLLANGVEHAVGRALLPVSSHALFGVLMGYYLGKGKFTNESKGKWLLFSLFLPVFFHGIYDYILMSFEYWLIFILPFMIFLWWLALRKVKSARHLSGIKATNDDIHIQNPLQL
- a CDS encoding asparaginase gives rise to the protein MKNLLVIHTGGTIAMSEDTETGAVKPGEKNPIVDKTRELLSVANLIIEEPFQLPSPHITAKEMLQLKTIIESYIKEDKINGVVITHGTDTLEETAYFLDLTIRTSIPIVLTGAMRSSNEIGSDGLYNLLSALKVANSEEAVGNGVLVVLNDEIHTAVNVTKTHTSNVSTFQSPQYGPIGTVTKRGVFFHHSPKKREMYHVENISKRVVLIKAHAGMDSSLLYAINDLHFDGVVIEALGQGNLPPATIHGIKLLLENKIPVVFVSRCFNGLAEDVYSYEGGGKQFKDLGVIFSKGLNGQKARIKLMIALESTTDIKKLDHMFQ